GGAATCGTCTTGATGCCATCGTCAAACAGTGGATTTACAGCACAATATCAAACGATTTACTACACACAATCCTTGAAAACAACACCACTGCAGCATCTACCTGGGAAAGATTGGAAGGAATCTTTCATGACAACAAAACCTCTCGAGCCCTGTACCTCAATCGACAGTTTACGAACATCAAACTTGATAACTTTGCAAACTGCTCCGCCTACTGTCAAGAAATCAAAAGCCTCGCCGACCAATTGGGTAATGTTGGTGATAAAGTTTCCGATTCTCGAATGGTGCTACAATTAATTGCAGGCCTGAACGACAACTTCGACACGGTGGCCAGTAACCTTGCTCACAGTAAACCCTTGCCATCGTTTTATGAGGCTCGTTCCCAATTGATACTGGAAGAACCCGAAACACAAACAAACTCTTCAATCGTCTGAATCCGCAAACACCGCCGTCACCACCACAAATCAACCTCCAAATACACCACCAATCGGTCAATCTCCTTATGGCAACAACTCAGGTGGACGTGGGTTCAATAATCGGGGCAGAGGGAACACTCGTGGTAGAGGTCGAGGTAACGGTAGAGGACGAGGTCGTCATCAGTATCCGGGTTTTCATCAGTGGACTGGATATCCACCTTATAATTGGCAGGCTAACACCTATTCACCTCCCCCTTGTCCTTATCCAACATCAAGTTGGGCCAGGCCCAATACCATACCAAATCAAATAGGAATACTTGGCCCTCGTCCAGCCCAGGCTCACTCAGCACATGTGTCGAACAATACTACAGATTTTTATCCTACTGACCTAGCTAGTGCCATGCACACTATGACCTTAAATCCACCGGACGAAAACTGGTATATGGACACCGGTGCAACTTCTCACATGACAACAAGTTCAGGTAAACTCAAAACTTATTTTCCTTTGAGCTCGCATAAACAGATAATTGTTGGAAATGGCAATGGGATCCCCATTAACGGGTTCGGTAACTCCCTTATACACACCAAAACTCGACCTATATATCTACAAAACGTACTCCATGCTCCAAAACTAATTAAAAATCTTATCTCTGTTCGTCGTCTTTCAATAGATAATAATATTTCACttgaatttgatccttttggttttactgtgaaggaaTACCCGAAGGGAACACCCATCCTACGATGTGATAGCACGGGCGAACTATATCCAATCACCAACTCCTTGCTCCGTCAACTCAAGTCTTCACCTTCTACTTTTGCAGCTTTTTCTTCCGACGTTTGGCATCATCGTCTAGGCCACCCGGGCGACAATGTTTTACGTTCACTTAGAAATAAAAATTTGATTCAATGTAATAAAGTTAGTTCATCTTCCGTTTGTCAATCTTGTGTCTTCGGAAAACAAATCAAATTACCTTTTATGCTTTCTCGTTCAAACACTTTATTACCGTTTGATATTATTCATAGTGATTTGTGGACTTCTCCCGTCGTAAGTACTTCGGGACATCGCTACTATCTATTATTACTTGATAATTACTCTAACTTCTTATGGACTTTTCCCCTTGGTCACAAATCCGAAGTTTATCCAACTTTTTTAGCTTTTAGCAAATATATACAAACTCAATTCACTAGAACTATCAAACTTTTCAATGCGACAATGGCACGGAATACAAAAATAAATCATTTCAACAATTTTGCACTCAAAATGGAATGGATTTTCGCTTTTCTTGTCCATATACTTCTTCCCAAAACGGAAAATCGGAACACAAAATAATTCGATCAATTCTCTCACACGCATCTCTTCCTCCCTCTTTTTGGCACCACGCTCTCCAAATGGCTACATACATATTAAATATACTCCCTACTCGACTCCTAAATTACCAATCTCCTACTCAAATTCTATACTCTCGCAACTCCGATTATTCTCACTTAAGAGTTTTTGGTTGTCTATGCTATCCTTTACTCCCGACGACATCCATACACAAACTACAACCAAGGTCTACTCCATGTGTATTTCTGGGTTATCCACCGAACCATCGGGGTTATAAATGTTATGATATCAACACTAAAAAAATTATAATCTCAAGACACGTTATCTTCGACGAAAATAAATTCTCGTTTTCTACACATTCGACAACAAATAGTCACCATTATCAATCCTTCACTGATCACACTCATCCTCTCTTTACTTCACCACACTCCTTCAGCCCAACTCCCTCAATTGATGGGTCTCCAATCTCTCAGTCCAATACTAATCTTAGTCCATCACCTTCATCAAATAGCCCACCATCTTCTCCCACCAACCAAAGTCCTCTAGTCATGCCATGTAATAATACCAATTCTGCTAGTGTTATTCCACCTACAAACACATCATCTACTAGAACATCACCCACTGTATCTTCCACTCAACAAACAACAATTAATTCTAACTCTCAACCTACTGTATCTTCCACACAACCCACAACAATTACTTCTAATTCTCAACCTACTGTCTCTCAACCACGCACTATCATAACAAGAAGTATGACTGGAATCAGTAAGCCAAAAAATCCATTTAACTTGTCCGTTTCTACCTCTATCTCACCTATACCTCTTACACCTAAACAAGCCTTATCGGACCCAAATTGGTCTCATGCCATGACCGACGAATATCAAGCACTCATGGAAAATAATACTTGGGTTTTAGTTCCAAAAACTGATGACATGAAAGTCATACGTAGCATGTGGATTTATAAACACAAGCTAAAGTCAGACGGGTCTCTAGAGCAATATAAAGCTCGTCTTGTAGGGGACGGGCGGACTCAAACCATTGGCATTGACTGCAATGACACGTTTAGTCCGGTAGTCAAACCGTCCACAATTAGAATCATTCTATCACTTGCTTTATCACAATCTTGGGCAATTAACCAACTAGATGTAAAAAACGCCTTTTTACATGACAACCTTAACGAAACCATTTATATGCATCAACCCTACGGGTTTCGAGATATGTCTAAACCAAATCATGTATGCTTACTAAAACGATCATTGTACGGTTTAAAACAAGCACCACATGCTTGGTATCAAAGGTTTGCTACACTTGTTTCTACACTAGGTTTTATTCACAGTCAAGCCGACAACTCGTTGTTTATCTATAAACACCACGaagactgtaacgaccctggaatttccaatgtttatttattaataattattattattaatacgtgtgataaaacgaatgtatgttattacatttacatgttgccatgattgcccgaacttgactttaattgcccgaaacgtctttgtgacacacgaaacttacacgaataatatttttagatattatttacattcatgattagttttattaatcattttaattaactatggttattagttagttacttgggctttaatcggacttatttgttaattaatggaacttggacttgattaatgtaaatggactcatgatattgggcttagaagcccaccctacttctttaatggaatTGACTAGCCCATTACTTCATGTAAGTGATCCATTATGGTGTAACTAGTTTGGTTAGTGCAATTAGAATCTAGTTatcaccttatccccatgaaatCAACTCTAATATCCATCTTTTTAAGCTTTACCATGCATGATCTATTAGACAAACTCCTCCCCCATTCTCCTTGCTAAACCGTCGGTTTTGGTTATTCAAGGGGGagttcaaattattattttttacttacttcattcacttgtattcatcattcattttcacacactttacttgcaaaatcctctcaacttttctttcatctctttctctcttttgctctcaaatattgtaagttacATGatactttttctcttcctttcttcttGTAAAAACCGAACCACACatacacatatcatcatcattcttttgttgttgttacttatctttggttattatttacttacttgttctttgattaattattactt
This genomic stretch from Rutidosis leptorrhynchoides isolate AG116_Rl617_1_P2 chromosome 11, CSIRO_AGI_Rlap_v1, whole genome shotgun sequence harbors:
- the LOC139875663 gene encoding uncharacterized protein yields the protein MADQSTKYHPALTISNIKNLIPITLEIENGQYNSWAELFKIHCTAYDVLDHIIPPTTTDDSTTSSDQTTNNRSPLWNRLDAIVKQWIYSTISNDLLHTILENNTTAASTWERLEGIFHDNKTSRALYLNRQFTNIKLDNFANCSAYCQEIKSLADQLGNVGDKVSDSRMNPKHKQTLQSSESANTAVTTTNQPPNTPPIGQSPYGNNSGGRGFNNRGRGNTRGRGRGNGRGRGRHQYPGFHQWTGYPPYNWQANTYSPPPCPYPTSSWARPNTIPNQIGILGPRPAQAHSAHVSNNTTDFYPTDLASAMHTMTLNPPDENWYMDTGATSHMTTSSGKLKTYFPLSSHKQIIVGNGNGIPINGFGNSLIHTKTRPIYLQNVLHAPKLIKNLISVRRLSIDNNISLEFDPFGFTVKEYPKGTPILRCDSTGELYPITNSLLRQLKSSPSTFAAFSSDVWHHRLGHPGDNVLRSLRNKNLIQCNKSNTNLSPSPSSNSPPSSPTNQSPLVMPCNNTNSASVIPPTNTSSTRTSPTVSSTQQTTINSNSQPTVSSTQPTTITSNSQPTVSQPRTIITRSMTGISKPKNPFNLSVSTSISPIPLTPKQALSDPNWSHAMTDEYQALMENNTWVLVPKTDDMKVIRSMWIYKHKLKSDGSLEQYKARLVGDGRTQTIGIDCNDTFSPVVKPSTIRIILSLALSQSWAINQLDVKNAFLHDNLNETIYMHQPYGFRDMSKPNHVCLLKRSLYGLKQAPHAWYQRYIQGTSSFGLQLTKLPTNSLVSYTDADWGGCPDTRRSTSGYCVFLGNNLISWSSKRQPTVSRSSSEAEYRGVANVVSESCWVRNLLLELHVPISKATIVFCDNVSAMYMSGNPIQHQRTKHIEMDIHFVREKVARGLVRVLHIPTRFQIADIFTKGLPRLLFEEFRTSLSVRPPPAPTEGVY